In Aedes albopictus strain Foshan chromosome 3, AalbF5, whole genome shotgun sequence, the genomic window atggaggaattccagaaagaattttacaaggaattcctgaataaatacctagagaaaaccttggtggaattcttgaaagaagtcttgaaggtattcctgaagtaattcattgaagggaattctggcaggaattctggattgttggaggaattcctggaggagttcttggatgatttcctgatggaatccctgggggaatttcttgtaggaatttcacaaggatttcctggacgaattcctgaaggtatttattgagaAATCCattagaggtattcctagagtaatttataaAGCAATCCCTAcccaaatttctaaaggaattcttggaggaatttttgacagaagcagTGGAgcaggttttggagaaattctcaacagagctactgtcggaattcctgaaggaatttctggagaaattcctggacggattcttggagaaattctcaatagaagttttttttaggaataactgaacaaattcttggaaaaattcctggaggaatttttggagaaatttttggagtaatctcgGACCAGTTCCTCGGAAGAATGCCTGCAGTTGTCCCAGgaatattttcttgaggaatttccgaaggtttcctgaggaatttccgaaggtttCCCGAGGAATCTTGGAGGTACTCATGAAGAAACTGGAggtagattttttggatgaatttttgaaggaatttcttgaaataatccttggaggtatttgtggagaaattcctgaagggattcttggcagaagtcataGAGGGACCCTTGTTAAATCCTGGGAAAGGTCCTGTAgggttttttggatgaattcctggaagaattcttggaagaatttcaaaaagttgtcttggaggaatggggcacgttcgatgtagtactagatttgtagtaatgagctgaattttagtatggtgagaaggtcaattctccatttctgcaatgaaatggtgcaaaaggcgtgggtattatgattctttacctaatttgatgctgtttgagcaaaactttggataactatgttgtttatgttgcaagaaatggggaaaacaataacactgttgcccaaagttttgctcaaacagcatcaaattaggcaaggaatcataatacccacgctttttgcaccatttcactgcagaaacggagaattgaccttctcaccatactaaaattcagctcattactacaaatctagtacttcaccgatctgtcctattcctggatgaattcttggagaaatttcttgaggaattattggtggaattccaggaggaattcagggggggaatttctcaagatattataagaggaattcctgaagaacttcctggtggaattccaggaagagtttatcaaggaattcctgacagagttcctggagtagttcctgaagttcctgaattttgccgtaattccttaagaacttctggaggaatttctgagggtatctctgaagaaattctcgtacgaattcttagagttatcttaggagtattttcttgtggaattactgaaggtttcctgaaggatgcAGAAgctattcatgaaggaatttctggaggaactcttggcggatccatggcggaattcctggaggatttcctgaagtaatttcagttggaattccttgaataatttcttcacgaatttctggtggaatttcgggagaaatggaATATCTGGAGTACCTACGGATTACCTGcggattactggagaaattctttgaggaattcttggagaaactcttggaggaatttctggaggaatgtttggagaatttcttggccgaagtctatgaggaattcctggagaaattgttggaagaatacctagaggcattctttgaggaattcttggcagaatttttagtgagaaattcggagaaattcttgaagaaattcctggtggaattcttgattaCTTGAGGGAATCAgggagggaatcttgtaggaatttttggtagaatacttggaggaactcctggaagaattttcgaggaatttcttgcaaaaatcctggaagaattcttccaggaatacttggaggaataccttgaaagattatttgaagaattcttggcgaaagtcttggaagaattccagatttttttttttttggaaaagctacaccgataaagtaaagagattcagtagagcttgtggagcttgaaggtcttaattccagaataatttggatgacctagttaccagaattgcactccgaggctctaagagtagtgaAGATTATATTCGACGAACATTCGCAACAATAAAAGTAtaataagatttacagatattacgacccatacttcaaattacattgggtctatttgaataccagtggacacccaaatagcaacacatagagatactcgcaatattatgaggtgcaacagacacaatcgtgagagaattatgccgatagagtgaacagaatgaagagtagagcctgtagaacttgaaggtctcaattccaaaatagtttggaaagcctggaataccttatgaatgtaccaaaagtattataattgtgcactgaggctccatcagcagtatagactacatcccacgaatattttttacaattaaagcatgatacagtatgcagATAACGGAATCCAGGGTAAAGTGTATTAAAACAAAGaaaatattgcatttctgccaaaagtagatcgtcccgggtgtttacgggttaaaacCTGCCAAAAtccaaagtaacagatacaccaaactggcaccatacaaaagcgacgtatctggcatgacgtacaggggataggcaaaatgatcgggacagtgagtttatcaactagttgtgtatcagtggacaaaatttaggAAATATCGGGCTAttgtgcacgaagttataaagattctagaaataggcataattgggtttttaaattaagaaaaattcaatgatttttatttttaaacgaaagagcacctttttctgagccgctatgatttttttcagatttttagaacttcattttggtatctaaaatcaatttcaaagagattttttgaaatcacctcttgacagctgggcaactgcttgacagctccgctcagtacaaaatgcgacgaggggtgattcgacaaatcgctcccatacaaatttcaaattgatttttaaataggttcccgggcaccaaaattgatgaaaatttggatttcggctcagtttggcatgcagattctgaatatgggattatctcaacaccactaaagaagccaattgtccgatagtcaactttgagctgttatatctccggattcaatgaaccgaatgcaatgaaattttgatcatttatgacttatataatgagctctgaaaaacgtttgacacaacttcaAATTATTGACAAGagaaaaaattatagcgattttatttatttaatgattttttagtaaattggtctatttttaaaatgcatcccaatattttttctattaattgaaggctatgttgtttttttccttcaaaacatatttatataaaagacaattagagggaatttgaaCATACTATAATtagcattttgaattttgaaacaatgttgaagttttaaaaaaattggtgttttattgggaaaataaactaatcgtaataattttcttccgtattaagaattttaagttttgtcagaagtttttcaaagttcattaaataagtcataaataatcaaaatttcattacattcggttcattgaatccggagatatattgttgggccgccaccaaaccggacttcgcacaatcaagtcgcgacgcgacccaactcgcgacgttttttaagcatgttaaaagtagtgcgcatccttcccgttgttatcagcaacacagcgcactagatgcgaaatagttgcgacacttgtggacgaagaaaatggcattttttgattgaatgtctgtcttgattccaaccggagaGACAAtaacagcacagagaacagacatccaggctagaacaaatttcattcagaaagttgtgtaaggatttgaaccttcacttgagtaaggttgcaaaccaatacacgatgacaacactaacgccgccaaacaccatattgccacagtcagtggtgaattgaaacatttcaagtggtgaattaaattagtatgggaaattaatcgattgcagcgccacgctattgccacttgtgtttccgatttcaaatggccgttaaattccttacacagcttcggaactggacttggatgtctgttctctgtgataacagctcaaagttggctatgggATAAttatacactcaggaaaattgcctcatacttaatggcaaatatccatgtgccaaaccacatccaaagtatatgcaaccaatacccgattacgcaggcaaattagcacatgaatagtatgtgctctaaattgtatgagtcgctgctgtatggtgcctcatcaaaagtatgagtcacGCTAATGGaaaacactcagcgaaaaaaactagcgaaattcatcgaaataccttatgaaaatttgctataactaattcttatggatgacataagaataccttatgaaaattgatcgtgcttgctatgacaaatttcataggatagacttatgaaaataacaaaaaaatcttaaaatgatgcagactggattcgatccatgaacgtcgggatcaccgagcacgtgttttatccacacggctaccgacgcttgagaataccatgttgctaaacatgaataaaagccacgctgtgagacgattttacgtcatagagtgaccttatgaaattcatccgaatcattatgaattatttaaaggccgtttcataagttgggccttatggaaatcctaaggttatttggctgagtgaacatttgtttacccccattgcaaaaatccatgtcccggacacatagaaggaatgaagatttttttcccagtgtacctttttctagaaaaaaaatcattgtgaaaatgatatggaatgattaAGTTTTGTTTCTTACTTATTGCGTGTTATATCCCTGGTGATttaaagcacgaaaaaacttatgaaaagtctttttatataaAACTATTTTACTGAAATGATCGTCAACGTTGaccatgtacagtagacgttcgctcggtgcaaacggtttaaatgcaatgctttttaactgcaagtccgctaagtgcaacaattttgcagttatcgcaccgctatctgtcaaaaacaaaacgtcaacaacgttgcgatgtttttcggatgcactacagctgcattgcgatgtttttgagtgcattctggctgcgtccaacagcaattgacaactgtttgacggctgtcagtcgttgcagttagcgaatttcattcgataactgaaacgtaaacatgttgcacttatcgaacgtctactgtatttactcagatcagtgaaaaagtttaacacgtcgatttgaaaaattatgcttgaatttgggttgatttgtagttccgtgagaTGTTTTGATTCAGTGTCCCACCCAAGCACGCAGCCACCGCACCGGGAGATGTTTTGTTGTTTGCTGTCAGTGAAAAGTGCGCGCGCGCTCGTTCTGTTTTGACTGGCAGTCGCGCTGTTTTCGGTCGAGTTTTCAATAAAAATCGGAATTTGAAATCAAAATCGAGTGTTTTGTGACCTGTTTTTGTGAATATTGTTGTTTGAAAACTGTTACCAAATTACCCAGTGCCATGTCCAAGAACAAAGACAAGCTAAACAGCTCGAACACGCTGTTCAACTACTTTTCCAAATCGCCAGCCACACCAAAGATCAAACCGGTCGGGTCGGGATCGAATCCCGGAACGCCGGTGAGTAGTGCCTCCAATGGAGGTACCCCAAAGGGAATTAAGCTGGAGAAAGTTGTGCCATCACCAGTGGAGAAGAAGGAGGAGGTGAATGGCGTGAGGGACGGAGCAGGTGACGAAGAGGACGAGATCCAACCGGTGAAGAAGCGAAGGCGGATTGTGATGATGGATGATGAGGAAGAAGGGGATGGGGATTCGGACAGCGAGAACCGAGTGAAGAACGAGAAAACGCCCCCGAAGGCGGAGATGTTGTCTTCGTTCAAGCGGGTGGTGAAGGAGGAGGTTTCGGAGTCGCCGGTGCAGAAGAAGGTCAAGGTGGAAGCCGTGGATGGTGCTGAGGGAAAGAAGGATTTGGCGGATTTGGGCGGCGATGAGGACGATCCGAGTGCTGCCGTTCTGGACGAACCAACCGTTTGGGCTCATCAAAAGTTGGACTTCTTGAAACCGGACAAGATTAAGGACATCCACGGGAACAGACCGAGCAGCGAGAAGTATGACTCGAGAACTCTGTACGTACCGGAATCGTTCCTGAACACGCTGACTCCGGTAAGTTTTGAGGTCTGAAATCATCTTGTAATTTGTTGATATTAATTAAGCTGGTCCGCTTTCTTCCCCGCAGGCCAATCGTCAGTGGTGGGAGCTGAAGTGTCGTCACATGGATTGTGTGCTGTTCTTCAAGGTGGGTAAGTTCTACGAGCTGTACCACATGGATGCCACCGTCGGAGTGGAGGAGCTGGGATTTTCCTACATGAAGGGTGAGTTTGCTCATTCCGGCTTTCCGGAGCAGGCGTACGAGCGGATGGCCACTTTGCTGGTGGAGAAGGGATTCAAGGTGGCTCGCGTGGAGCAAACCGAAACGCCGGACATGATGCAGGAGAGATGCAAGAAGAATAAGACCAACTCGAAGTATGACAAGGTGGTGAAGCGCGAGATTTGCCAGGTTTCTCTCAAGGGGACGGAGGTTTTTGGCCAGCAGGTGCACATGACCCTCAATCATCAGCCGAAGTATATGTTGGCCATTACGGAGCGTACCAAGGGGGAAGTTGGCAGTCGGTATGGAGtgtgcttcgtggatacttctctGGGGGTGTTTCACGTTGGCGAGTTTGAGGATGATTCGCAGGGATCTCGACTTTTAACGTTGCTATCGCATTACGGTCCGGCGTTGGTTCTTCAAGAGCGGAATGTGGCCTCGGCAGCGACACAACAGATCTTCAAAACAGTTCTGGCAGGAATCCGGAAGGAAGCTCTTACCAACGAATCCCAGTTCTGGTCAGCCGAGAAAACTTTGAAATATCTGGCGGAGAACTTTTATGGGAGTTCCAAGGACGATCAGAGCTCGAAATGGCCAGCAGTGATCCGCTCTCTGTTGGACAAGAACGATCATCTGGGATTGACGCCGGATGAGAACTTCAAACTGGCGCTGAAGGCTTTGGGAGGTTGCATTTGGTATCTGAAGCGGTGTTTGCTGGATCAGCAGATTATTTCACTGGCCAGTTTCGAGATGTACATTCCGCCGGATGACGTGGACACTTGCAAGAACTTGAAAATCGAGAACACCAATCGCTTCATGGTGCTGGATTCGGTAACTCTGAACAATCTCCGGATTACCGAAGGTGAACAGTCGCTGGTCAACCGGATGGACCACTGCTGTACGAAGTTTGGCAAGCGTCTCTTCTATCACTGGATTTGCTCCCCAAGCTGCGAGCGGGACGTCATTGTGCAAAGGCAGGAGGCTGTATCAGAACTAATTGACGACGTTTCGCTACTTCAGGACGTGCGTCAAATCCTGGGCGAACTTCCGGATCTTGAGCGAATGCTAGCTCAGATTCACACGTTTGGTAATGCGGAGCGCAGCAAGAACCATCCGGACGGAAGGGCCATCCTTTACGAAGAGCAAACCTACGGTAAAAAGAAGATCCAGGACTTCATCAACACTTTGAAAGGATTCGAAATCCTTACTAAAGTGCCGGAGTTGTTCGGAAAAGTTTCCTCCAAGCTTCTGGTTCATCTGACTCATACACCGGAACGAGGAGGATCATTTCCGGACATGGCGGACAAAATTCGTTTCTTCGAAGAAGCCTTCGATCATGATCAGGCTCTCAAGGACGGAGTGATCGCTCCCGGTGAAGGCTTGGACGCAGAATACGATGCCGTGGACAGAGACATCAAAACCATCCTGGAAGAGCTCGAGGAATACAAACGAAAGCAGGAAAAGTACTTTGGCTGTAAAATAGCTTACTTCGGAACGGATAAGAAGCGCTTCCAGTTGGAGATTCCGGAGAGTGCCGCCAAGAAGGCCAACAGTGGTTATACCTTGGAAGGACAGAAAAAGGGCAAGAACGGGGTGAAGCGCTATCACACGGACGAGACGCGTGACTTCCTCAAACGGATGCTGCAAACCGAGGATCAACGGAAAGCGGTTCTCAAGGATTTGTCTCGGAGAATCTTTGAAAAGTTCTCAAGCAGCTACCAGATGTGGAAAATATGCATCGATCTGACCGGAACGCTGGACGTCCTTACGTCGTTGGCGGAGTATGCCCGAAGCGAGGGAAATATGTGCGTCCCGGAGATTCTGGATGACTCCGTTGGGCAGGTCTTCGAGTTGGAAGAAGGTATTCATCCGTGCGTAAGCGATGCAGAGAACTACATCCCGAACGGGGTGAACATCGGAGGAGACGGGGCTCCCTTAGTGCTTCTGACCGGTCCCAACATGGGCGGTAAAAGTACTCTGATGCGTCAGGTCGGAATCCTGGCCGTCATGGCTCAGATCGGTTCGCGGATCCCTGCCGAAAGCTGTCGAATGACGCTCATCGATCGGATCTTTACCCGCTTGGGCGCGAACGATGACATTATGGCTGGCCATAGTACGTTCCTGGTGGAACTGAACGAGACTTCCACAATCCTCAAGCATGCCACCCGCAAGAGTTTGGTCCTGCTGGACGAACTGGGCCGTGGAACGGCCACCTATGATGGAACGTCGATCGCTGGGGCGGTGGTCAACTACCTGGCCGACCTCAAGTGCCGCTCGATGTTCTCGACCCACTATCACAACCTGGTGGACAACTTTACCACGGACAGTCGCGTCCGGTTGGGTCACATGGTAAGAGAAGTACCTATAGCTTGAATCAGAGTCAGAATTTAAGAGTTCGTTTTTATCCAACTAGGCTTGCATGGTGGAAAACGAAGACGACGAAGATCCCACGCAGGAAACGGTTACCTTTCTGTACAAATACGCCGATGGTGCATGTCCCAAATCGTACGGATTTAACGCTGCCAAACTGGCAGGCATGCCGGCGTGCATCATCAAGCGGGCCCATGAGGTATATTTCTCTTTCTTTACATATCGAAAGATGAAATAACAGCCCTTCTTCTATCCGCAGCTGTCGAAAACCGTCGAAGCGGAAGCGTTGAAACGTAGAATTTTCACCAAATCGCTCCTACAGGAGAATCCCGGCgacctgaaggaactgctgcgcAAACTTAAGGCCTGTCGGTTTTAAGTTTGTGCTTGGATGTGAGGGTAAGTACCACCCGCCGATCTGActtgaaaattcctgaatgtaCAACACACTTAATCCATGACGGACGAATGTCGAATCAAAATTGCCCATTATATGTTATCTCCAGAGGTTTTGTCCCAGCA contains:
- the LOC109414186 gene encoding probable DNA mismatch repair protein Msh6, with the translated sequence MSKNKDKLNSSNTLFNYFSKSPATPKIKPVGSGSNPGTPVSSASNGGTPKGIKLEKVVPSPVEKKEEVNGVRDGAGDEEDEIQPVKKRRRIVMMDDEEEGDGDSDSENRVKNEKTPPKAEMLSSFKRVVKEEVSESPVQKKVKVEAVDGAEGKKDLADLGGDEDDPSAAVLDEPTVWAHQKLDFLKPDKIKDIHGNRPSSEKYDSRTLYVPESFLNTLTPANRQWWELKCRHMDCVLFFKVGKFYELYHMDATVGVEELGFSYMKGEFAHSGFPEQAYERMATLLVEKGFKVARVEQTETPDMMQERCKKNKTNSKYDKVVKREICQVSLKGTEVFGQQVHMTLNHQPKYMLAITERTKGEVGSRYGVCFVDTSLGVFHVGEFEDDSQGSRLLTLLSHYGPALVLQERNVASAATQQIFKTVLAGIRKEALTNESQFWSAEKTLKYLAENFYGSSKDDQSSKWPAVIRSLLDKNDHLGLTPDENFKLALKALGGCIWYLKRCLLDQQIISLASFEMYIPPDDVDTCKNLKIENTNRFMVLDSVTLNNLRITEGEQSLVNRMDHCCTKFGKRLFYHWICSPSCERDVIVQRQEAVSELIDDVSLLQDVRQILGELPDLERMLAQIHTFGNAERSKNHPDGRAILYEEQTYGKKKIQDFINTLKGFEILTKVPELFGKVSSKLLVHLTHTPERGGSFPDMADKIRFFEEAFDHDQALKDGVIAPGEGLDAEYDAVDRDIKTILEELEEYKRKQEKYFGCKIAYFGTDKKRFQLEIPESAAKKANSGYTLEGQKKGKNGVKRYHTDETRDFLKRMLQTEDQRKAVLKDLSRRIFEKFSSSYQMWKICIDLTGTLDVLTSLAEYARSEGNMCVPEILDDSVGQVFELEEGIHPCVSDAENYIPNGVNIGGDGAPLVLLTGPNMGGKSTLMRQVGILAVMAQIGSRIPAESCRMTLIDRIFTRLGANDDIMAGHSTFLVELNETSTILKHATRKSLVLLDELGRGTATYDGTSIAGAVVNYLADLKCRSMFSTHYHNLVDNFTTDSRVRLGHMACMVENEDDEDPTQETVTFLYKYADGACPKSYGFNAAKLAGMPACIIKRAHELSKTVEAEALKRRIFTKSLLQENPGDLKELLRKLKACRF